In the Gemmatimonadota bacterium genome, one interval contains:
- a CDS encoding LysM peptidoglycan-binding domain-containing protein yields MMLRATAAFLAFLFITALGPPPAWAQSLRGSKASLERQNRAAGRHDFTYLLSTRQVKKFVRLGLLVPLAGNAYYELARVSFPYARPEARLFVERLSRQYYAACGEKLVVTSLVRPIARQPRNASDQSVHPTGMALDLRQSGNRWCRRWLEDTLLHLEDRGVLEATRERHPPHYHVAVFPSRYEHYVQARRGTAASRRLAQGASPQAGSLANGRDTATHQVRRGETLWSIARRHGLTVEQIKEYNGLATSRILAGQVLTLPAGSSR; encoded by the coding sequence ATGATGCTTCGAGCGACCGCCGCGTTCCTGGCCTTTCTTTTCATTACCGCCCTGGGGCCCCCACCGGCGTGGGCGCAGAGCCTGCGCGGATCGAAGGCGTCGCTCGAGCGGCAGAACCGGGCCGCCGGGCGGCACGATTTCACCTACCTGCTGAGCACGCGTCAGGTGAAGAAGTTCGTGCGGCTGGGGTTGCTCGTCCCCTTGGCAGGCAATGCGTATTACGAGCTGGCGCGAGTCTCCTTCCCGTATGCTCGCCCCGAAGCGAGGCTGTTCGTCGAGCGGCTGTCCCGGCAGTACTACGCGGCGTGCGGCGAGAAGCTGGTGGTCACGAGTCTGGTGCGGCCGATTGCGCGCCAGCCGCGCAACGCCTCGGACCAGTCCGTGCACCCCACGGGCATGGCCCTGGATCTGCGCCAGAGCGGAAATCGGTGGTGCCGCCGCTGGCTGGAGGATACCCTGCTTCACCTCGAGGACAGGGGCGTGCTTGAAGCGACGCGGGAGCGTCACCCGCCGCACTACCATGTGGCGGTCTTTCCCTCGCGCTACGAGCACTACGTTCAGGCGCGGCGCGGCACCGCCGCGTCCCGCCGCCTGGCGCAGGGTGCGAGTCCGCAGGCCGGCAGCCTGGCGAATGGCAGGGACACGGCCACGCACCAGGTGCGCCGGGGTGAAACCCTCTGGAGCATTGCCCGGCGGCACGGTCTCACGGTCGAGCAGATCAAGGAGTACAACGGCCTGGCGACATCGCGCATCCTGGCGGGGCAGGTGCTGACGCTGCCCGCCGGCTCGAGCCGCTGA
- a CDS encoding DUF1207 domain-containing protein codes for MARAARANSVSGWRDAGRQTIALAAALLALAAFARPARAQGCADGDAIFPDCRPFRERLADPSTPRIAVGAIVTNLFEGPLSGRSIPPIPDAQRDVQGIAALGTTLSLVRLASWPEGGGVLGLEGGVIERFRLELPTNDAVAADWRVALRLDARRGPYSLRASVAHRSAHLGDELIESTGIRRLRVTGEAFELLLARAVGPARVYAGGSRTLRSTYPGGTGAVRAGADFSWPVAGPLTMVAGAEWERAALAGEDNRLSAVAGVVLHGRAGRATLAARYFDGPSALGEFFADQERYWGFELVLDPRS; via the coding sequence TTGGCTCGAGCGGCGCGAGCTAACAGCGTTTCGGGTTGGCGGGATGCAGGCAGGCAGACGATTGCCCTGGCCGCCGCGCTGCTCGCTCTCGCCGCCTTTGCCCGGCCGGCCCGCGCCCAGGGGTGCGCGGATGGCGACGCCATCTTCCCGGACTGCCGTCCCTTCCGGGAGCGCCTGGCGGACCCCAGCACGCCGCGCATTGCGGTGGGGGCGATCGTCACCAACCTCTTCGAGGGGCCCCTCAGCGGCCGCTCGATTCCGCCAATTCCGGACGCGCAGCGCGACGTCCAGGGTATCGCGGCCCTGGGCACAACCCTGTCGCTCGTCCGCCTTGCCTCCTGGCCCGAGGGTGGCGGCGTGCTCGGACTCGAGGGCGGCGTCATCGAGCGGTTCCGCCTCGAGTTGCCCACGAATGACGCAGTCGCCGCGGACTGGAGAGTAGCGCTGCGCCTGGACGCGCGCCGGGGTCCCTACTCGCTGCGGGCCAGCGTGGCGCACCGCAGCGCGCACCTCGGGGACGAGCTGATCGAGAGCACGGGCATCCGGCGGCTGCGCGTCACGGGCGAGGCCTTCGAGCTGCTGCTCGCCCGGGCGGTCGGCCCCGCCCGCGTGTATGCCGGCGGCTCCCGCACCCTGCGCAGCACCTATCCTGGCGGCACCGGCGCCGTGCGGGCCGGCGCAGACTTCTCCTGGCCGGTTGCCGGCCCGCTGACCATGGTAGCCGGCGCCGAGTGGGAGCGCGCAGCGCTTGCGGGAGAAGACAACCGGCTTTCGGCCGTGGCCGGGGTGGTGCTGCACGGGCGGGCGGGGCGGGCTACTCTGGCCGCGCGCTATTTCGACGGGCCATCTGCGTTGGGCGAATTCTTTGCTGACCAGGAGCGCTACTGGGGTTTCGAACTGGTCCTGGATCCCCGCTCCTGA